The genomic interval AAGCATAAGCCGACAAAGACATCCTCCCAGTCAATATATCGTATATGTGGTGAGATACGTGTAACGTTTTCAGCAACATCTTTTGAAAGTACGTAACTTGCTCCTTGTAGATACTCCGGGTATTTCTCTAACGGATAAACGTCCATCGGTGTATACCACTTTAGCTTAATATTCCTGTTAACTGGCGCATGATACATAACCAAACCAAACGCTGTACCGATACTTGGTTTAGACGACAACTTTCGAACCAGAGACAAATAGTTTACGAAAACATCATCATCCGTTTTCATAATAAATGACGCACTGGAACAAAATGTACCGGCCCATTTCAATCCCATCAAAGTCTTCAACGTCAAATTCAAATAATCTTCCTTGAAATCAAACAATACCATGTCCCGATATTTGTGATATTCAGTTGTGATATTCCCCATATCCTTTGAGTTATCCTTACCGAACAAAAACACAGTAGTAATCGTTTTATTGTCGACC from Glandiceps talaboti chromosome 3, keGlaTala1.1, whole genome shotgun sequence carries:
- the LOC144433065 gene encoding beta-1,3-galactosyltransferase 1-like, whose translation is MVLFDFKEDYLNLTLKTLMGLKWAGTFCSSASFIMKTDDDVFVNYLSLVRKLSSKPSIGTAFGLVMYHAPVNRNIKLKWYTPMDVYPLEKYPEYLQGASYVLSKDVAENVTRISPHIRYIDWEDVFVGLCLQKLDVHLTSDYRFDHQNHFNLLSTEDQHCPVHSIFTIHGNGRHLEAMMQDRWKRFLMEKQTSICRRLFHTNVNDTAITEDNDDN